tctaacataataataaattcatatttttatactccacaattaaattattattatgatcaaactataaaatattatgtagtcgtttattgttataaattatttttttttaggtaatatcattaaattattaaggaaactcttattttttaggactaaatacaaaaattatcaaatgatcATAAGCAAGTATGTTGAAAATtgataactactaaataaatatgcttttgataatgaaaaataaagtgaaaatgtctttagaaataattatttagtagttattcATGCTCAATTGTTAGGAATTGATGTTTTTCCAATTATGATTTgcatatataaaaattggagGGATTAAAAGCAAAAAGCTACAAAAATTACGAAGAAAAGTTGAGGATTTAGCATTAGGCCCAGCCCAAGGCGCACTCAGCACGCTGCCAGCGCTAAGCGTGCAAGCAAGCACTTGCGCTAAGCGTGAAAGCAAGCACATGCGCTAAGCGCGAAAACATGTCATGCGCTGAGTGAGTAGAGCGCGCTAAGCGTGAGTACGAAGGTCCAACTCCACTTCAGCCACTATAAAAGACAGTCAAGCCAAGGAGAAAGGACACACCGAGTCTCAGAGCACTCTCATACATACCCAAAGCCTAGGAACTCTTCCTTAGAGaaccttctcttctctctcatcATCTTCTCTATTCCTTTTTTCCATCTTTTCTCCTCCACCAATTCTTATACCCCCATTTCAGTGTAAGGTCCTCGtggctatgagaggctaaaaccCCTAGTTAGAgtctggcaggcctaaaaagccaaagagatgtatgatgtactccatatttatcaatgcaacacgtgtttttttatcctattgtcttttttttatttatatttcatgcaTTATTCGTCTTTACATTATGTTAGGGGTTAGATGCTCGATTGAGGATAActcttgataaaaatataaagaagacATGCATGCATCAAGTTTAGGGGATATGCGCTCGACagaggataacttctaatagaactaaaagaaaaagatatcataatgaaatcattgctagacataggaTGATAacattatgcccatgcattaGAGCACACATCTAGAATCAAGGCTTCacgcattttatctattgaatctttgcaaaggaatttgaGAGATAGGTAGGTAAAATAAGCTTGTCATTGTGAGGTATCAGGGACAAGTAATTGAATACATGTGGGTATGATAAATTCAcctaattgataaagaaaaatccacaaatcatacatcctaggcaaaAAAAGCATGTTAGGTCCTAACATTTGCATTCTATTAAAATCTCTAATTAAATACTTTGCtctctattaattttattttctataattatCTGTTGTTAATTCCTGATCCCTTTATCTATCCTTTACCTCTCTTTGTCTGTtctcttataaattgaaaattatccaACATAAGTAtaaaacaaagtccctgttgAAATTGACACTCAGACTTTCGAGTTTTTACTACTTGGACatttggtgcacttgtcaaaccgttaacaaaaataaaacacacaaaTATTGAATCATATCATGATCAATATGATgataattagttattatatatcgTTATcaagataacaaaaatattatatgaatatattatatgttattaaACAACTAACTATTAACAATTTAACATAATATAGGAACCAAAAAAGTAAATACATAAATTCAATCAGGTCAACTCGATCTAGGTCACCAAGTTTGATCATACCGAACTAGGTCAATCTGAGTCAAACGTGATTGAAtgcattttttatcttttacctTAACTAGACCGCCTAGGACATCGGGTCATCATTGAGTCGATCCAATTTTTATAACTATGCATTAGAGTTCTTTTCCTAAAATCCAACCTCTACGCTGAAAATCATGGGTGGTAGCCTATTGGTAGATCTGGTGAAGAGTGTTTCTTGAGATCGATGATCCTACTCAAGAACCCTCATTGAAGGTTTTCCTAAACAGTATCCTTAagacattaattaagaaattaaaaaaatgtttattgagtaaatcataaaaaaaaatcacaaacaacTCAAATTTTCATCTtccaatgaaaatattttcacttttaaatttcttaaccaaTATTCCATTTGCCTTTACCCTAATATTAGTGTATAAATAGGAAAACTAGAGATAAACCGGGAAATTGTTGCTGAATTGTCTGTGGGGTTTGCAAAATGGGAACTCGAACAAATTTCTACAAGAACCCATCAATCTCCTACAAAAAACGTTTAAGCATCTCCTCCGTTCTTCAGAACCTCCATGGTCCATTCCCTTTCCTCTTTCAAACTCTCTCTATCTCATTCGATGCTCTAACttaatcaattttcaaattccAGCTTACAACATCGCCGCCGGCAATGTTCCTCCCGCCGATCCACCGCAAGCGACTTCCACCGCCAATGTTCCTCCCGGCAATCCACCGCATCTCACTCCCTCCGCCAGACTCAAACGCAGCCGGAATCCCGAGCCACCGGAATTTCTACGCGAATACCGTGACGATGCCCCTTCCTCTATGTCACACCACGATTACATCCAAAACAGAAGGTACAATCACTTTTACTAATTTTTCTATGGATAAATTTTCTGCTTCTTACTCTCTTTGCTTTCTGAATTCGTAAGTCGTGATATCTTGTTCCTCACAAGGAAAGAAGTCGTTTCGTCTCGGAATCACGATCGCGTTGAATTGACTGAAGAAGTTTTGGTAATTTTCTTAGGTTACTGCAAATTGGATTTGTGTTTGCTAATCTTTGAAGGTTGCTCCTTTGTCATTCTTCTACACATTTTGCTTTCTCTGTGGCAGGGAAACTCTAATTCTACTCTTCCCTTGGTGGATTATGATGCAAGTGAGTTCTatcagacattttttttattgctttacTGTCACTATCTTTAATACATATCAGTGGGTGATAAATGATTTTTACAATTAGGAAAAACTTTGTAAGTTGTAATCATAACACAAAATCACAGTTACATTTCTTACCCTTACTCATATCAGAATATATTCTTTCACTTatgaaaatattacaaaaattacatatttttcctCAACCCGTGTTAGAATGTCATTAGAGGCATCATTAGTACTGTTCAAAAGAAGTCTTGCTCTATACGATAGGCAATATTTACTATAGCATGCCATTAGGGATACATATGACAGGGCCATGTGCAAGTTGTATGTAATTTTAGTCCAATTCAAAGTATCAAGGTGTATTCCGTGGGTATCAgtcagtaaaattaaaaaatagagaaattggAGGATGCTTGTTGGATTTATATTTAGGTGATTGTATGCATATAAATATTGGATGAGTACAAGTTACGAATACTTTGCCATTTTTTTAGTATCTGGGTCTCATAGTTTTtgtggttttattttttaatttgagaatCAAATTTCACCTATCCAAGAGTTAAGTCATAGGTTTTGTGATACTGTAGTCGTGATCATGCACATTAGTATTTAGGCTTTCATAAAATGATATTCATAACTGTATATTCTAATGGTTGACattattctataaaaaattatgggcATGATGGCATGATCTAACTTATAAGAACTTTTAATCCAACtgtttgtttgaaaaaaaatcaatgtgtaGAAGTAACTAAATGAAAAGTGTGTCATGTCATGTATATACGTATATGAAGCTTGGAAGTTGGAACTGATATTCTTGATTCTTTTAGTAATTAAATGTTGTCTACTGATTTTTGTTTCACCTTCTCTTTGCACCTCTGATACTTTTCAGTTATTTATAGTTTATGGAAAATAAATGtgcctttattttttcttggtttATTGAGTATTTACATGAGCTGACACACCAGGGTTTCCTTTCCTGggaaatttaatgaaaatattattagcaGGCAGTCCATCTATTCTTctaataatttcaattatatttatggACACTTAGGTGATGAAGATACTCCTTCAGAATGTGAAGAAACACATACTCTTCTAAATTCTGGTTTGTTTCTCAATCTGCAATTTTAAACTTCTgcttttgcattattttttttctcatttctatTTAATCATTCATTACGaaattttatttgtcttattGAGTTTTGCTGCTTGCTTAAGGTCAACAAGAAGAATTTGATGGAGTAAAAAAAAGCAGAAATGAGCAGCGATTCCCTGTCTCTGGGGAACCTGTTTGTCTTATATGTGGAAGATATGGCGAATATATATGCAACGAGGTAAGTTATGTGATATAAGTATTCTCTTCAACTTCTACTTTTCAAGTTTCACTTTTCGGAATGactctttaatatttgtttgcTTTCATAGACAGATGATGATGTCTGTAGCATGGAATGCAAAAGTGAACTTCTGGAAATTCTTAAACTCAATGaggtaatttatgttttttgtaatcttttttgtttcaaaGTTCTAGCCTTTCTAACCCCGAAATATTCTcttcattataatatttttagggATCCTCCCACAACCAAGTTAGAGATATCTCCTCATCTGGAATTAGTGCTGCTGTACCAGTTCCAGTTTTTGGTGATGATACCTGGGATTATAATCAACATCACTGGTCCAAAAAGACATGTAGTCTTTCTACTTATGAATGGTAAATTTCTTTGTCAAAATACCCATGCTTCTACAATTTAAATGGGCTTCTCTAGGTTTTCTATTGGCACGgcagagaaataaagaaaatggtGTAATATGTTACTTGCATATAAGCTAACATGGGTATAAAATACAATATGGATACCTATAATCTGATACTGACAATTGTGGCTACATGCTTGAGCAACTTCAAACATGAATATATATCCTCATCCCTATTGATGGCAAATGCATGTACATATTTCACAGATATTCACTTGCATGAATATACATAGTACCTTGTCCTTTTCTGCTTTGGTTTATgtttatgagatttttttttattgtagttGGAAATGTCAAAGACCTGGCCACCTAGCTGAAGATTGTATGGTAAAGAATTGCAGTCTGATTTGTCATCAATGCTCTTCATGCATAAAAGttcacctttttctttattatagatatttattttactttgttttttataatgtaGGTCACTGATGGAAGTAATAGATCTAGTTCCATTCCAAAGGATCTTCTTCAACTGTATAGAAGGTTTGGAAAATTCTGTTTACTTCTTGTCTTGGTAATTATATGTTCCTgctgttatatttttattcaatggaTTAGCGTGATACTAGGAAAAATACTTAAGTAATCTTAGTTTACTATCAAGTTTCTTTCTACAATATGATTTACCTATTCGTTTTTCATCCAGTCTTTCTTTAATTTCAGTTGATATTCTGAAGTGCATATGTTGTCTTGTTGGGTTGTTGCAAATGTGAATGATAAATATAAGTTCGAAAAAGTCCATATGATTTGTGTTTAATGTTGAATTTGTGTTATGATCCTaaggaaaataaattttgctGAATGCTTCAATCCTTGAGCAAAGGGCCTAGAGAGATGTT
This genomic interval from Glycine max cultivar Williams 82 chromosome 5, Glycine_max_v4.0, whole genome shotgun sequence contains the following:
- the LOC100814892 gene encoding uncharacterized protein isoform X1 gives rise to the protein MGTRTNFYKNPSISYKKRLSISSVLQNLHAYNIAAGNVPPADPPQATSTANVPPGNPPHLTPSARLKRSRNPEPPEFLREYRDDAPSSMSHHDYIQNRRKEVVSSRNHDRVELTEEVLVIFLGYCKLDLCLLIFEGCSFVILLHILLSLWQGNSNSTLPLVDYDASDEDTPSECEETHTLLNSGQQEEFDGVKKSRNEQRFPVSGEPVCLICGRYGEYICNETDDDVCSMECKSELLEILKLNEGSSHNQVRDISSSGISAAVPVPVFGDDTWDYNQHHWSKKTCSLSTYECWKCQRPGHLAEDCMVTDGSNRSSSIPKDLLQLYRRCHQIGKDLLAANCNVCRRSSNLATCLDCSIVLCDGAGHLIEHIRTHPSHQKYYSHKLKRLVKCCKSTCKVTDIKDLLVCHYCFDKAFEKFYDMYTATWKGAGLAIMWGSICCEDHFTWHRMNCLNANVEESAYILKPDGHKGKRTQLSDFIF
- the LOC100814892 gene encoding uncharacterized protein isoform X2, whose amino-acid sequence is MGTRTNFYKNPSISYKKRLSISSVLQNLHAYNIAAGNVPPADPPQATSTANVPPGNPPHLTPSARLKRSRNPEPPEFLREYRDDAPSSMSHHDYIQNRSRDILFLTRKEVVSSRNHDRVELTEEVLGNSNSTLPLVDYDASDEDTPSECEETHTLLNSGQQEEFDGVKKSRNEQRFPVSGEPVCLICGRYGEYICNETDDDVCSMECKSELLEILKLNEGSSHNQVRDISSSGISAAVPVPVFGDDTWDYNQHHWSKKTCSLSTYECWKCQRPGHLAEDCMVTDGSNRSSSIPKDLLQLYRRCHQIGKDLLAANCNVCRRSSNLATCLDCSIVLCDGAGHLIEHIRTHPSHQKYYSHKLKRLVKCCKSTCKVTDIKDLLVCHYCFDKAFEKFYDMYTATWKGAGLAIMWGSICCEDHFTWHRMNCLNANVEESAYILKPDGHKGKRTQLSDFIF
- the LOC100814892 gene encoding uncharacterized protein isoform X5, with product MLTTSPPAMFLPPIHRKRLPPPMFLPAIHRISLPPPDSNAAGIPSHRNFYANTVTMPLPLCHTTITSKTEEVVSSRNHDRVELTEEVLGNSNSTLPLVDYDASDEDTPSECEETHTLLNSGQQEEFDGVKKSRNEQRFPVSGEPVCLICGRYGEYICNETDDDVCSMECKSELLEILKLNEGSSHNQVRDISSSGISAAVPVPVFGDDTWDYNQHHWSKKTCSLSTYECWKCQRPGHLAEDCMVTDGSNRSSSIPKDLLQLYRRCHQIGKDLLAANCNVCRRSSNLATCLDCSIVLCDGAGHLIEHIRTHPSHQKYYSHKLKRLVKCCKSTCKVTDIKDLLVCHYCFDKAFEKFYDMYTATWKGAGLAIMWGSICCEDHFTWHRMNCLNANVEESAYILKPDGHKGKRTQLSDFIF
- the LOC100814892 gene encoding uncharacterized protein isoform X3, translating into MLTTSPPAMFLPPIHRKRLPPPMFLPAIHRISLPPPDSNAAGIPSHRNFYANTVTMPLPLCHTTITSKTEEVVSSRNHDRVELTEEVLVIFLGYCKLDLCLLIFEGCSFVILLHILLSLWQGNSNSTLPLVDYDASDEDTPSECEETHTLLNSGQQEEFDGVKKSRNEQRFPVSGEPVCLICGRYGEYICNETDDDVCSMECKSELLEILKLNEGSSHNQVRDISSSGISAAVPVPVFGDDTWDYNQHHWSKKTCSLSTYECWKCQRPGHLAEDCMVTDGSNRSSSIPKDLLQLYRRCHQIGKDLLAANCNVCRRSSNLATCLDCSIVLCDGAGHLIEHIRTHPSHQKYYSHKLKRLVKCCKSTCKVTDIKDLLVCHYCFDKAFEKFYDMYTATWKGAGLAIMWGSICCEDHFTWHRMNCLNANVEESAYILKPDGHKGKRTQLSDFIF
- the LOC100814892 gene encoding uncharacterized protein isoform X4 — translated: MGTRTNFYKNPSISYKKRLSISSVLQNLHAYNIAAGNVPPADPPQATSTANVPPGNPPHLTPSARLKRSRNPEPPEFLREYRDDAPSSMSHHDYIQNRRKEVVSSRNHDRVELTEEVLGNSNSTLPLVDYDASDEDTPSECEETHTLLNSGQQEEFDGVKKSRNEQRFPVSGEPVCLICGRYGEYICNETDDDVCSMECKSELLEILKLNEGSSHNQVRDISSSGISAAVPVPVFGDDTWDYNQHHWSKKTCSLSTYECWKCQRPGHLAEDCMVTDGSNRSSSIPKDLLQLYRRCHQIGKDLLAANCNVCRRSSNLATCLDCSIVLCDGAGHLIEHIRTHPSHQKYYSHKLKRLVKCCKSTCKVTDIKDLLVCHYCFDKAFEKFYDMYTATWKGAGLAIMWGSICCEDHFTWHRMNCLNANVEESAYILKPDGHKGKRTQLSDFIF